A stretch of the Lactuca sativa cultivar Salinas chromosome 9, Lsat_Salinas_v11, whole genome shotgun sequence genome encodes the following:
- the LOC111912411 gene encoding uncharacterized protein LOC111912411 isoform X1 produces the protein MGTKGYMFRDVKIEMDFRDGGWLQNPKKVKEESALHDTLRSISTKALAPVTIGVLNFDALNGTFEKIHKDFSQEWGNVCSIYGENSFKMGLSNLDARYMRPLQLFQKLKVEQGSFDFDAFYERLAPIFPKKPQQSSNKVYSQAWDTKDFYYPLAAKAATISVLNFGASNFGFDAFYKKLHKQDSYQSGDYRIKHGNCRMTRSYRNVQPIVAKASNREYNCMPKVMTTIATTAIAASLKNQPMLREILTRVAMSMASECMSAVMRVIAQDLISQTKLQKLLMMGAITMVINFPLGMCREHSNRVPSWLTPVLVAIPYISITVNAILMPKATAPYTLSATVLGLYLGCMAEEQRLKSIAAMYPAEPQYRYYKY, from the exons ATGGGAACAAAAGGTTATATGTTTCGGGACGTTAAGATTGAAATGGATTTTAGGGATGGAGGATGGTTGCAAAATCCCAAAAAAGTGAAGGAGGAGTCGGCATTACACGACACACTCCGGTCTATATCTACAAAAGCACTAGCACCGGTGACTATAGGTGTCTTGAATTTTGATGCACTTAATGGGACATTCGAGAAGATACATAAAGACTTTTCCCAG GAATGGGGAAACGTATGTTCTATATATGGCGAGAACTCGTTTAAAATGGGTCTTAGTAATCTCGATGCACGTTATATGAGACCATTGCAACTTTTCCAAAAGCTGAAGGTTGAACAAGGGTCTTTTGATTTCGATGCATTTTATGAGAGGTTAGCTCCAATTTTTCCCAAAAAGCCACAACAGTCATCCAATAAAGTCTACTCTCAG GCATGGGATACGAAAGACTTTTATTATCCTTTGGCAGCAAAGGCAGCTACTATTAGTGTCTTgaattttggagcatcaaacttTGGTTTCGATGCATTCTATAAGAAGTTACACAAACAAGACTCTTATCAG AGTGGAGACTACCGGATTAAGCATGGGAATTGTCGGATGACAAGGTCATATAGAAACGTCCAACCAATTGTGGCAAAAGCATCCAACAGAGAATATAATTGCATGCCAAAAGTTATGACAACGATTGCAACAACTGCCATTGCAGCTAGCCTGAAAAATCAACCAATGCTCCGAGAGATACTCACGAGGGTCGCAATGTCCATGGCATCCGAGTGTATGTCAGCAGTTATGAGAGTCATTGCACAAGATCTGATAAGTCAAACCAAGCTCCAAAAGTTACTCATGATGGGGGCAATAACCATGGTTATTAATTTTCCATTAGGTATGTGTCGAGAACACAGCAATCGCGTACCTTCTTGGCTTACACCTGTTCTTGTAGCCATTCCATATATATCCATCACCGTTAATGCTATTCTGATGCCAAAAGCCACCGCGCCATATACACTTTCCGCCACCGTTTTGGGACTATATCTTGGATGTATGGCTGAGGAGCAGCGCCTAAAATCCATTGCCGCCATGTATCCGGCTGAGCCACAGTATaggtattataaatattaa